One Salvelinus alpinus chromosome 9, SLU_Salpinus.1, whole genome shotgun sequence genomic window, aatagaccccgccacagatcacagattaactgatttaccatggcaactagagccgcgtacttttccccgtcggaagcacaaatcctcatggaggcatacgaggaggtaaaagatataattaagaagaaaggcaacaccgccacagtgataaagcaaagagaaaaagcgtggcaaagtattgcagaccgcctgaatgcgtaagtagtgcacaattacacactcaccgctccgctgaaacatcacaattacaattcaaatatttaattcacatctccaaaaatgcagttgtactgtaattatgaaacggttaaatttttaattgaaatgcactgcagatatgagtgaaattgtgtaaagtaactccatcacactgtataaagctatgataaattttttgatatttttactgaaaacaagacaaaaataccaagtaattttttgcagtgtgactccattaaatgtgtgtgtgtgtgtgtgtgtgtgtgtgtgtgtgtgtgtgtgtgtgtgtgtgtgtgtgtgtgtgtgtgtgtgtgtgtgtgtagattaaacatgaacgggccaaaacggacatggcagcaggtcaaaatcaaatacaagaacattctgcagaatggtatggtccctgactaatatttaacaaagcacaagcatatattgtacccagaaggtgcctgctcacacattgtctgtactgttttagcagtgaaaaagaatacccacagacaaggcacgggtggtgggtcaccaaaggctgaccttaccccagcagaggacatggccttggagctaaataaaggcaggcccgtcttagaggggatccctggggggaaagagacgagcataggttcctcccaagatgccacccgcttcattcaaggtatgtccttccatctctacatgggatacaaccacattcatattgaatcaatttggactgtctgactttggtttacctattgccttgcagtgtctggcagcactgtgttcctgttagagccaccagcacaagcaccagacgatgctgatccagtgagtactccatcaaaggcatactgtaggcctggcatgtcttgtctactagcttcaatatgaatccgattaaatgtgatagggtgaaggccccagtgcagcagcaacagcacatgatggagacgatgatgaggaggagaccatctctctggattccagaaggcatgaggtatcatgttaagactgtgaaagtactatttactctacaatggtgaggagtcctcatcaaaatcaaaaaatctaatttcttttacaggacccagatgctatacagtgggaaaaccagcctggcaacatagtgcgtattaataaaaggacaccacatcctgccaaattccagctgcgctaattgtattgtgttcacagagctcacaagctatcagaaagttgtatggcaaccacctccggcgccaaatagaactggcagacatagacattcagtacaagaagaaaaagatggaaaatcttgcactggagtccgaaataaaaaagaggacaattaggaaactggaccttgaaataaaaaaacttgagagggaggtgagatatgccttcaatgtacactgtatgctaactgtaacacaaatgtattaatcattatttttctttcctcccccagctccaagaagatgacacagctcaaaataaaaattaggtatattctcgtaaagtcaagtgagccatgacatatgagctcttattgtgagcacacaggacggtggcatctttctaaggttttttttattttcccagcaatcagtacaaccaagtcatcgttataaggcatcgccctcttttgcccacccccccagcaccaggtgtggccactagcctatatgaaggcccaaaattgtgtgttcctttctgctctgacaatggcatgcccattcgtgcgagatgtggtggatgaagaagcacttgtgctgaggagagccttcaggcgagaaagggtcttcagggaccggttggacccactggccttccctgatgaccatctatatgaaagatacaggttttctgcagatggcatcaggtatctatgcagactactgggtcccaggattaagcaccgcactgcacggagccatgcactgagtgtggagcaaatggtttgtgtggccttgcgcttttttgctagtggagccttcctgtactcagtgggggatgcagaacagctgaacaaggccacaatttgccgcacaataaggagtgtgtgtctggctatcaaagcattagcagatgtcttcatctccttccctggccacagaagactctgtgacatcaaagaggagttctataggattgcaggtaagaggatctacaaattacaggacaactgttaacacatagtaggatactcattactttgtgtgacaggtttccccaatgtcattggtgcagtggactgcacacacataaggataaaagccccctcaggtgcccatgaggccgattttgtgaataggaaatcctttcacagcattaatgttcaggtgaacataactttttgatattgtccattgacgaacactctgcattgccagtgatgtgcattgattggtgtaatattcctcatcttatgatttcagatggtctgcaatgctgactgtgtgatcagcaatgttgtggcaaaatggcctggctcagtccatgactccagaatctttcgggcctctgaaatctatcagtgcctatcacaaggtaagccacacaacccctatttataaccatcatggctgtgtcaagaatatcactgtgtttatgaggtagtaatgatgagattttgtgttgacaggtgaattctctggtgtgttgctgggagacagggggtatggctgccagccttttctcctgacacctttcacagacccccaggaagcacagcaggcctacaaccatgcccatgccaggaccagggccagagttgaaatgacctttggcctcctgaaggcacgctttcactgccttcacaaattaagggtcagccctgttagggcatgtgatattactgtggcttgtgctgtcctccacaatgtggcctgcctgaggaaggagagggcccccagagtgccaccagccatggactgggacaatccggcaatcttccctgatgacgacagtggtcggctgctgagggaccaatatgtgttgaattattttagttagtatgtgtgctttcaattttggttaaatatgtcctgcggtggcagaggaatttgggtttttttgggttcgttttttgacgaatttggcctcttatgatgtttgtgcggtatactgtgtgtaatacaaggctgcagggaggctactgcatccattcatttgtctgttcagttgatgtgtatggatttgtcctgcatttattttagtgtgcagacatgcagggtgtgttatatacagacctttgaatgtgtatgtatcattttgtataatatgcttggattctgtgctttccatcttgtagagtcactgtgacttcagtttcgaaaggagctgatggtttacctgctttgttttgtccttattcaataaaggaacataatgttacacattgtgtttttatattcatatggaatgtgtatttgtttatatgacagagtactagggccacactgaagaaaaaggataaagtcataaatttatgaggctggttctttctgcagaaaagctacatattgtttttacagttttgatacttatgacaatgtgatacttaatattctggcacatcagcatgtctttgtttatgaaaccatactgaagtacaatttcacgaaatgccccacatctgtcattttaaaaactgtcctcctttaaaacaactggttacaatattatgacttgtgtttttttcccctctgtggccctaatattctatcattttatatatagccttatagtctatgggaaactgtaaattatctaatgatagcaacatcatctaaaaatcattttttatccaaaatcattgaaattaatgatcacaaacgtttaaataataacagtgggtctagttatatgtgataacaatgtatagtgagcagtgaaataactattggtttccatttgtggtgactgctgactgacattagggatgagattaaatagatcctggaatttagcctggtctggagcaggctagctccacagaataaatctccatggtaatttataccataacatatcctcctgccccctatccatctttagtgcaaccggattacggatcaattgagccaggatcaccaagatatcctggcttaatcccttatcctagttttgtgcaacaggcccctgctctACCTCTAACTCCAGCAATAATGAAATGCAGCCATCACCAAACA contains:
- the LOC139530465 gene encoding myb/SANT-like DNA-binding domain-containing protein 4 isoform X2, with translation MATRAAYFSPSEAQILMEAYEEVKDIIKKKGNTATVIKQREKAWQSIADRLNALNMNGPKRTWQQVKIKYKNILQNAVKKNTHRQGTGGGSPKADLTPAEDMALELNKGRPVLEGIPGGKETSIGSSQDATRFIQVSGSTVFLLEPPAQAPDDADPGEGPSAAATAHDGDDDEEETISLDSRRHEDPDAIQWENQPGNISSQAIRKLYGNHLRRQIELADIDIQYKKKKMENLALESEIKKRTIRKLDLEIKKLERELQEDDTAQNKN
- the LOC139530465 gene encoding putative nuclease HARBI1 isoform X1; the encoded protein is MKAQNCVFLSALTMACPFVRDVVDEEALVLRRAFRRERVFRDRLDPLAFPDDHLYERYRFSADGIRYLCRLLGPRIKHRTARSHALSVEQMVCVALRFFASGAFLYSVGDAEQLNKATICRTIRSVCLAIKALADVFISFPGHRRLCDIKEEFYRIAGFPNVIGAVDCTHIRIKAPSGAHEADFVNRKSFHSINVQMVCNADCVISNVVAKWPGSVHDSRIFRASEIYQCLSQGEFSGVLLGDRGYGCQPFLLTPFTDPQEAQQAYNHAHARTRARVEMTFGLLKARFHCLHKLRVSPVRACDITVACAVLHNVACLRKERAPRVPPAMDWDNPAIFPDDDSGRLLRDQYVLNYFS